The Longimicrobiaceae bacterium DNA window ATCTACCTGATCGGTGGCCAAACCACGGATGATCAACAGGGCGCCACGGCTGTCAACACGGTGTACGAGCTGGATCCCGCGACGGGTGCATGGGTCGAGAAGGCAAAGATGCCCACGGCGCGCAGCGGGGGCGTGGCCGTCGCGCACGGCGGCAAGATCTACGTCGCCGGGGGGCGCGTGCCGCGCGGAAGCGACTTCGCCGTCTACGACCCGGCGGCCGATCGGTGGGAGGTGCTGCCGAATCTACCTTCCCAGCGCAATCACATAACCGGTGCGGCGATCAATGGCCGCATCCACGTGGTCGGCGGGCGTCTCGGCAACGGTTTGTCGCCCCTGAAATCGGATGCGCACGAAGTCTTCGACCCGCAGACGCGGACCTGGACGACCGCAGCCCCCATGCTGCGCGGCCGCAGCGGGATGAACGGGGTCATGGCCCGGGGCTGCTTCCACGTCTGGGGCGGCGAGGCACCGACCGGCATGACCCCCGACCATGACTACTACGATCCTCGGACCAACCAGTGGTCGAGCCTCCGCAACATGCCCATCCCCGTTCACGGGGTCGTCGGGTCGGCCTTCGTGAACGGGCTGATCTGGGTAACCGGCGGCGGCACCGGGCTCGGTGGCGGCTCCGGCAGCCTGCATAACCAAACCTACCGGCCGGCGGTGAGCTGCGAGTGACACCGTCTCCGTCCCAGATCGGGAACTGCTGAACACGGAGGACCCGATGCGGATCGTTGCTGCCCTGACCCTGCTGGCCTGCGTCGCGTGCGGCGCTGGCGAGCCCACCAGACCCGGAGCGGATGCCGCCCAGGCGGCGAGCGACTCGGCCTTCGTGGCCGCGCTCCGCGCGCAGCTCGCGGCCGACACGGAGGCTGGCCAGTTCTCCGGCGCCGTGCTCGTCGCCCGCGACGGGCGCACGCTGTTCGAGGGCGCCTACGGCCTCGCGGATCGGGAGCGGGGCGTCCCGAACACGACGCTCACGCAGTTCCGCGTCGGGTCGATGTACAAGATGCTGACCGCGGTCGCGGCGCTGCAGTTCGTGCAGGCCGGAACGCTGCGCCTCGACGCGCCGCTCGGCACATACCTCCCGGACTACCCCAACGCGGAGGTGAGATCGAAGGTGACGCCTCACCACCTGCTCACCCACACCGGCGGCACGGGCGACATCTTCGGGCCGCAGTTCATGGCGCACCGGTCCGAGCTCCGCAACACGGAGGATTACCTCCGGCTCTACGGCACGCGCGGGCTGCAGTTCGAGCCGGGGACGCAGTGGAAGTACAGCAACTACGGCTTCCTGCTCCTCGGCGCCCTCATCGAGCGAGTGAGCGGGACGAGCTACGACGACCACGTCGCGGCGCGCGTGCTCGCGCCGGCGGGGATGACGGCGACCAGCACGGCGCCCGAGGACTCGCTCGTGCCCGGGCGGGCGGTCGGCTACACGCGACAGCTGGTGCCCGGCGCGCTCGTGTCGAACGCGCCGACGCTGCCGTACCGCGGCACGCCCGCGGGGGGCGGGTACTCCACCGTGGGGGACTTCGCGCGCTTCGCCGTCGCGGTTCGGGAGCGCCGACTCCTGGATTCGGCGCACACGACGCTGCTCCTGGCCGGGAAGGTCGCGGCCGGCCAGGGGACGCAGTACGCGTACGGGTTCATCGACCGCGTCGTGGGCGGGCGGCGATTCGTCGGGCACAGCGGGGGCGCGGCGGGGATGAGCGGCGTCCTCGAGTTCGAGCCGAACGGCGGGTACGTGGTCGTCGTGTTGTCGAACTTCGACCCGCCCGCGGCGACACAGGTGGCGACCTTCATCCGCGACCGCCTGCCGGCCACGCCCGCGGGAGGCGGCAATTGACGGCAGCGAAGATCATCCTGGCGCTCTCATTCGCAGGCGTCACCGGGCAGGCCGCACACGCCCGAGCGCC harbors:
- a CDS encoding kelch repeat-containing protein, which produces MKPAITLVAVVLSAAALLACDKDPVGRSGDPQLTLSADSVTVDVGASASVTATVLNTREEAQFVSRDPGVATVNASGAISGVAVGSTYVVATLSNRADVRDSVRVRVRVPVDGEWGLRAQLIENNSEFALAEANGKLYLLGGYPPSRQTARTVQVYDIASDRWQLGPQLPQPNNHGMAAAVNGKIYLIGGQTTDDQQGATAVNTVYELDPATGAWVEKAKMPTARSGGVAVAHGGKIYVAGGRVPRGSDFAVYDPAADRWEVLPNLPSQRNHITGAAINGRIHVVGGRLGNGLSPLKSDAHEVFDPQTRTWTTAAPMLRGRSGMNGVMARGCFHVWGGEAPTGMTPDHDYYDPRTNQWSSLRNMPIPVHGVVGSAFVNGLIWVTGGGTGLGGGSGSLHNQTYRPAVSCE
- a CDS encoding serine hydrolase domain-containing protein gives rise to the protein MRIVAALTLLACVACGAGEPTRPGADAAQAASDSAFVAALRAQLAADTEAGQFSGAVLVARDGRTLFEGAYGLADRERGVPNTTLTQFRVGSMYKMLTAVAALQFVQAGTLRLDAPLGTYLPDYPNAEVRSKVTPHHLLTHTGGTGDIFGPQFMAHRSELRNTEDYLRLYGTRGLQFEPGTQWKYSNYGFLLLGALIERVSGTSYDDHVAARVLAPAGMTATSTAPEDSLVPGRAVGYTRQLVPGALVSNAPTLPYRGTPAGGGYSTVGDFARFAVAVRERRLLDSAHTTLLLAGKVAAGQGTQYAYGFIDRVVGGRRFVGHSGGAAGMSGVLEFEPNGGYVVVVLSNFDPPAATQVATFIRDRLPATPAGGGN